The following proteins come from a genomic window of Aspergillus luchuensis IFO 4308 DNA, chromosome 3, nearly complete sequence:
- a CDS encoding uncharacterized protein (COG:S;~EggNog:ENOG410PJVI;~InterPro:IPR033877,IPR029479,IPR000415;~PFAM:PF00881;~go_function: GO:0016491 - oxidoreductase activity [Evidence IEA];~go_function: GO:0016657 - oxidoreductase activity, acting on NAD(P)H, nitrogenous group as acceptor [Evidence IEA];~go_process: GO:0034599 - cellular response to oxidative stress [Evidence IEA]), translated as MRLHLLGLIGICLAGLALLVFTEKNNINLFAATTHTNIMAVPRVLARRVFRSSSSSSLFGFAAVNTPSPLVTTTAAAAATSAVRSFSSTGSVKMPSQMPSSGALVDLAKGRHSIYKLGKNSPVPDEKIEELVNQAILNVPSAFNTQSTRLVVLLHKEHERLWDITMDLFQARVKEGTLPEEMWKNQTQPKLQGFKNGLGTILFYEDPAHIEPFKEKFPTYKDQFEPWAHHTNAMHQYFLWIGLESLGFGANLQHYNPLIDAPVAKQWDIPTDWRLISQLVFGSPEVEGQEKPKKPVEERVKVYGKLYCASWRWLGCFALRLLD; from the exons atGCGGTTACATCTCCTGGGATTGATCGGGATTTGTCTAGCGGGACTTGCATTATTGGTCTTTACcgagaagaataatattaatctcttTGCTGCGACGACACATACAAATATCATGGCTGTCCCGAGGGTTCTTGCTCGTCGGGTTTTCCGTTcatcgtcctcttcttcgttgtTTGGATTTGCTGCTGTTAATACGCCTTCGCCTTTGgtgactactactgctgctgctgctgctacttctGCTGTTAGATCGTTTTCGTCTACTGGGTCAGTGAAGATGCCTTCTCAAATGCCTAGCTCTGGTGCGCTCGTGGATTTGGCCAAGGGTCGCCATTCCATTTACAAGCTCGGGAAGAATAGCCCCGTGCCGGATGAGAAGATCGAGGAGCTTGTCAATCAGGCTATTTTGAATGTTCCTAGTGCGTTTAATACGCAGTCGACGAGGTTGGTTGTTCTGCTGCATAAGGAGCATGAGCGCCTCTGGGATATCACCATGGATTTGTTCCAGGCCCGTGTGAAGGAGGGGACGCTGCCTGAGGAGATGTGGAAGAATCAGACGCAGCCGAAGCTGCAGGGGTTTAAGAATGGATTGGGAACT ATTCTCTTCTATGAAGACCCCGCGCACATCGAGCCTTTCAAGGAGAAATTCCCTACCTACAAGGACCAGTTTGAGCCTTGGGCCCACCATACTAATGCTATGCATCAGTACTTCT TGTGGATCGGTCTTGAATCTCTTGGCTTCGGTGCCAACTTGCAGCATTATAACCCGCTTATCGATGCTCCTGTGGCCAAGCAGTGGGATATTCCCACTGACTGGCGGCTTATCTCTCAGCTGGTGTTTGGTAGCCCCGAAGTAGAGGGCCaggagaagccgaagaagcccgTTGAGGAGAGAGTGAAGGTTTATGGCAAGTTGTATTGTGCTAGCTGGCGGTGGCTTGGTTGTTTTGCTCTGCGTCTGTTAGACTAG
- a CDS encoding uncharacterized protein (COG:D;~EggNog:ENOG410PR0S;~InterPro:IPR000719,IPR011009;~PFAM:PF12330;~go_function: GO:0004672 - protein kinase activity [Evidence IEA];~go_function: GO:0005524 - ATP binding [Evidence IEA];~go_process: GO:0006468 - protein phosphorylation [Evidence IEA]), which translates to MLSPSSPVVAADNTTPGQWISRPATRTRTSTQRKVYGKRRADAPRAVFEQRSPAKDLGKEAKKAVRGAVEGLREKLAEVTIDESVPQETEPEGPEEKEVEVEEVDEKDIQPNETEQETPMPEATPAPVSEPQDEPSPSEQLSPNRNTNEITKYETMVEVRISPTVSVERPRRRKQATEGITESGRRSARKDKPAPRLSSGCVTDEKANAYVRPILNEALSPVAAQSVQKFGSWAARAGNLLEVVKIAEGSYGEVYKLRLREELCKKEMSKSKLARLKAYGDGVFKVVPLRAQSGPGSKKFTSIEEIVSEVKMLKYLDPIPGFARFREIHVVQGRFPENFQTAWDYYKKTKDDCLNPNPSSKRAYPDSQLWAIIEMDDAGCELEKFSWSSIFQIYDIFWGVAMALARAEEYALFEHRDLHLGNVCIRSTRPEGRMDPPTDHEIISQSFTSGFGLSTLETTIIDYSLSRAALRMSEEAEHVEVASSDLDKKQIFDAIGRDEDEIMLRNTYRYMRAEVYHGEPLKTEKSPDIPGIWAEYAPRTNLVWLVFLLKSLLKNRKSEPVATAPTTPARQPLAPCSPNKGLKKQVAKSPLEKIKQQQLEYKPRVTAATQEYISQLKKTLEDRLQAVLELLDLESGHEDMCCAADLVAYAIDTQWLDEKDFF; encoded by the exons ATgctatccccatcctcacctgTTGTCGCGGCCGACAACACAACCCCTGGACAATGGATATCGAGACCAGCCACCAGAACACGCACAAGCACACAGAGAAAGGTGTACGGGAAACGAAGAGCGGATGCGCCTAGGGCGGTGTTTGAGCAGCGAAGCCCAGCCAAGGATTTGGGAAAGGAAGCGAAAAAAGCCGTTCGGGGTGCTGTGGAGGGCCTGAGAGAGAAGCTGGCTGAGGTTACGATAGACGAGTCTGTGCCTCAAGAGACAGAGCCGGAGGGGCCTGAGGAAaaggaggtcgaggtcgaagaagTTGACGAGAAGGACATCCAACCTAATGAGACTGAACAAGAAACACCTATGCCGGAAGCGACACCCGCCCCTGTATCCGAACCGCAAGACGAGCCATCCCCGTCCGAACAGCTGTCGCCAAACCGCAACACTAACGAAATTACAAAGTATGAGACGATGGTCGAAGTGAGGATTAGCCCGACGGTGTCGGTCGAGAGACCTCGAAGGCGCAAGCAAGCTACCGAAGGAATAACAGAGAGCGGGCGGCGATCTGCAAGAAAGGACAAGCCAGCACCGCGACTATCATCCGGCTGCGTCACAGACGAGAAGGCAAATGCCTACGTTCGGCCAATTCTTAACGAAGCCTTATCCCCGGTCGCCGCGCAGAGCGTACAAAAATTTGGATCATGGGCCGCCCGGGCAGGCAACTTGTTAGAAGTGGTGAAGATCGCAGAGGGTTCCTACGGAGAAGTCTATAAATTACGTCTGCGGGAGGAGCTGTGCAAAAAGGAGATGTCCAAGTCCAAACTTGCGCGCTTAAAGGCTTACGGTGATGGCGTGTTCAAGGTGGTCCCTCTGCGCGCGCAGAGTGGCCCTGGTTCGAAGAAATTCACTAGCATCGAGGAAATTGTCTCCGAAGTAAAGATGCTCAAGTATCTCGATCCCATCCCCGGGTTCGCTCGCTTTCGGGAGATCCACGTCGTTCAGGGTCGCTTCCCAGAGAACTTTCAAACGGCGTGGGACTACtacaagaagaccaaggacGACTGTCTGAACCCAAACCCGTCTAGTAAACGGGCCTACCCCGACTCACAACTCTGGGCAATCATTGAGATGGACGATGCTGGCTGTGAGCTGGAAAAGTTCTCCTGgtcatccatcttccagATCTACGACATCTTCTGGGGAGTCGCAATGGCTCTTGCACGGGCGGAGGAATACGCATTGTTCGAG CACCGAGATCTCCACCTCGGTAACGTCTGCATACGAAGCACACGCCCCGAAGGCCGCATGGATCCACCGACCGACCACGAAATCATCAGCCAGTCATTCACAAGTGGCTTCGGACTCAGCACCCTCgaaaccaccatcatcgactACTCCCTCTCCCGCGCTGCGTTACGCATGagcgaagaagcagagcacGTCGAAGTCGCCTCTTCGGATCTCGACAAGAAACAAATCTTCGACGCCATCGGccgcgacgaagatgagatcATGCTACGGAATACCTACAGATA CATGCGCGCCGAAGTCTACCACGGCGAACCCCTCAAGACCGAAAAATCCCCGGACATCCCAGGCATCTGGGCCGAATACGCCCCACGAACCAACCTCGTCTGGCTCGTATTCCTACTCAAGTCCCTACTCAAGAATAGAAAGAGCGAGCCAGTAGCTACAGCACCAACTACACCTGCTCGACAGCCTCTTGCGCCCTGCTCGCCTAATAAAGGTCTGAAGAAGCAGGTAGCGAAGTCTCCACTGGAGAAGataaagcagcagcagctggagtACAAGCCGAGAGTGACGGCTGCGACGCAGGAATATATCTCtcagttgaagaagacgctGGAGGATCGGTTGCAGGCTGTTCTGGAGTTGTTGGATTTGGAGAGTGGGCATGAGGATATGTGTTGCGCGGCGGATTTGGTGGCGTATGCGATTGATACGCAGtggttggatgagaaggatttCTTTTGA
- a CDS encoding CCDC47 family protein (COG:S;~EggNog:ENOG410PI15;~InterPro:IPR012879;~PFAM:PF07946;~TransMembrane:1 (o73-92i)), giving the protein MAGLFKNVFGGSQPSNPAKVDDDFADFVEAPEPSPASLVAGSSSIPAVNTQGVTPVPYTKWYRVWERTSPRDFMQEATVMPIILLIILFHFWGTRKNRRKARDWAQAHASALQSEFAVVGFDGPSSSNSEGQPDPESLLKERSAQEFASYATGRQNVAFVDVAIKLPKRYNPVTFWTETVLGFLFESWSPPTETYEATAYTFDGKEKDVVPLPANDRSSLKVNNSTYDGFIWAVVHKNYMRKFRQDRYDASITFTRDNNKLPNWVTVMTESAEITDALLTNELAQAIEKAGNDFKYLIVTDQPVDKPMKIEETTPRKRIELSVTLPSSAEGYSTTLPLFTQFLRFADRLVGSAHFRPEVMRKVRSTRDEEIKKLRRADEEEKAEERRLAAEKVKKEDRERLLRGMSADEQKKYLEREQQKEHRRMMKKSTRRG; this is encoded by the exons ATGGCGGGCCTGTTCAAGAACGTCTTTGGCGGTTCCCAGCCCTCGAACCCAGCCAAGGTTGACGATG ATTTCGCCGACTTCGTCGAAGCTCCGGAGCCCTCCCCGGCCTCCCTCGTCGCCGGgtcctcatccatcccagCCGTGAACACCCAAGGCGTCACCCCAGTCCCCTACACCAAATGGTACCGGGTATGGGAGCGGACCTCGCCGCGAGACTTCATGCAAGAGGCGACTGTGAtgcccatcatcctcctaatcatcctcttccacttctgGGGCACGCGCAAGAACCGCCGCAAGGCGCGCGACTGGGCGCAAGCTCACGCCTCCGCTCTGCAAAGCGAGTTCGCCGTTGTGGGTTTCGAcggccccagcagcagcaacagtgAAGGACAACCCGACCCCGAGTCTCTCCTCAAGGAACGCTCCGCTCAAGAATTCGCCTCTTACGCGACCGGTCGTCAGAACGTGGCGTTCGTGGACGTGGCCATTAAGCTCCCCAAGCGGTACAACCCTGTCACTTTCTGGACGGAGACTGTCCTGGGCTTCTTGTTTGAGAGCTGGTCCCCCCCGACGGAAACCTACGAGGCTACTGCGTACACCTTTGATGGAAAGGAGAAGGACGTTGTCCCGCTCCCGGCCAACGATCGCTCTTCCCTGAAGGTCAACAACTCGACCTACGATGGATTCATCTGGGCTGTTGTGCACAAGAACTACATGCGGAAGTTCCGTCAGGACCGCTACGACGCCAGCATCACTTTCACCAGGGATAACAACAAGTTGCCTAACTGGGTTACGGTCATGACGGAGAGTGCGGAGATCACGGATGCTTTGCTCACGAATGAGCTGGCCCAGGCTATTGAGAAGGCCGGCAATGACTTCAAGTACTTGATTGTTACTGACCAGCCTGTTGATAAGCCCATGAA AATCGAGGAAACCACCCCCCGCAAGCGCATTGAACTGTCCGTCACTCTCCCCAGCAGCGCCGAAGGCTACAGCACCACCCTGCCGCTCTTCACGCAGTTCCTCCGTTTCGCCGACCGTCTCGTCGGCTCTGCCCACTTCCGCCCCGAAGTGATGCGCAAGGTGCGCAGCACTCGcgacgaggagatcaagaagctgcgtcgtgcggatgaggaggagaaggccgaggagcGCCGACTCGCCGctgagaaggtcaagaaggAGGACAGGGAACGTCTCCTTCGTGGTATGTCTGCGGAtgagcagaagaagtaccTGGAGCgtgagcagcagaaggagcaccgtcggatgatgaagaagagtacGCGTAGGGGGTGa
- the IPK1 gene encoding inositol-pentakisphosphate 2-kinase (COG:S;~EggNog:ENOG410PS6V;~InterPro:IPR009286;~PFAM:PF06090;~go_function: GO:0005524 - ATP binding [Evidence IEA];~go_function: GO:0035299 - inositol pentakisphosphate 2-kinase activity [Evidence IEA]), with translation MTKPNLLELPVGARLVYLAEGGANVIYRILAPAQMDFDERNDLPVTVSNSLPSTTGTFQVPAKFKGKLLRLRKDTSAGISYQEIARNFDTCIRPLFKPEELVDQELVYLPRGLVQGCNEQLQAAERSGQRPKRRQGVYLSTVEPFGLLITDMTTFSIPGTTLSELKPKWLIQSPSAPPNSRRCRTCALRDMKNQKARKKGLAEEQSFCPLDLVSDRFDNVLRAAQFVKGCKDQPRLAKVLYRNGTLQRLLTHQKALQDVGLYGPPPSSRDKSLAMTLRDCTMFIRMPRDDSGRVEIRLGDLDLKTGAGGKAKYWLDLEHQLIVEDWYAGAKNNVSESECAQQSPRAHSQSSI, from the exons ATGACAAAGCCCAATCTACTAGAGCTCCCAGTAGGAGCTCGGCTCGTTTACCTCGCGGAAGGCGGCGCCAATGTCATCTATCGAATCCTCGCTCCAGCACAGATGGACTTTGATGAAAGAAATGACCTCCCTGTGACTGTTTCCAACTCACTACCTAGCACAACGGGTACATTCCAAGTGCCTGCCAAGTTTAAGGGTAAACTGCTTCGACTCCGCAAGGATACGAGCGCAGGCATCTCTTATCAGGAGATTGCACGCAATTTTGACACATGCATTCGTCCTCTTTTCAAACCAGAAGAGCTGGTTGATCAGGAGCTCGTTTATCTCCCCAGAGGGCTTGTTCAAGGGTGCAATGAACAGCTACAGGCAGCAGAGCGAAGCGGCCAGCGTCCAAAACGACGCCAAGGGGTGTACCTCTCTACGGTGGAGCCGTTTGGGCTACTCATAACAGACATGACTACGTTCAGCATTCCCGGAACGACACTCTCAGAGTTGAAACCTAAGTGGCTAATTCAATCCCCCTCTGCACCCCCGAACTCCCGGAGATGCCGAACCTGCGCACTCCGCGATATGAAGAACCAAAAGGCGCGCAAGAAGGGATTGGCGGAAGAACAATCATTCTGCCCCCTCGACCTGGTATCTGACAGGTTCGACAATGTCCTCCGTGCGGCCCAATTTGTCAAGGGATGCAAAGACCAGCCACGGCTGGCAAAAGTACTTTATCGAAATGGAACGCTGCAGAGGCTCCTGACACATCAGAAAGCCTTACAGGATGTGGGGCTTTATGGTCCACCGCCAAGTTCGCGCGATAAGTCGCTTGCGATGACGCTGCGAGACTGTACAATGTTCATAAGG ATGCCACGCGACGATTCCGGCCGTGTGGAGATTAGGCTGGGGGATTTGGACCTCAAAACCGGGGCTGGCGGGAAAGCCAAGTACTGGCTGGACCTGGAGCACCAATTGATCGTGGAGGACTGGTACGCAGGGGCCAAGAACAACGTATCGGAAAGCGAGTGTGCTCAACAGAGTCCACGGGCGCATTCGCAGTCCTCGATATAG
- a CDS encoding uncharacterized protein (COG:S;~EggNog:ENOG410PJQT;~InterPro:IPR017946;~SECRETED:SignalP(1-17);~go_function: GO:0008081 - phosphoric diester hydrolase activity [Evidence IEA];~go_process: GO:0006629 - lipid metabolic process [Evidence IEA]) — protein MLGLGVLALLPFAAAKAVRPRSTACNNSPDLCSKSYGEITHLGAHDSPFLRDASTDYSTFGDQYYNTTLQLDAGVRLVTAQVHKSNSQWRLCHSSCDYLDAGLLSTWLSDIKGWLDSNPNDVVTVLLVNSDDATASDLHSQFETANLTNYTYTPTSQTSAPSSWPTLQELINNGTRLMTFVASLDASSNTVAPYLMDEFTFIWENNYDVTSASNFSCEPDRPSSVKNELSTALSSNRLPFMNHFLYQETLDIEYPNVSYISTTNAASGGTGNLGDTATKCKKEYNGRQPTFILVDFFDKGPAIDTVDSLNNVTNATGRKNLTSVSVTSSASTYSNVFKGLVEVVQKAKDGANPSMGEWIWAGGDWGSLLGGGIAV, from the exons ATGCTAGGACTAGGAGTTCTAGCGCTCCTGCCCTTCGCAGCGGCGAAGGCTGTACGGCCGCGATCCACTGCATGCAACAACTCCCCAGACTTGTGTTCCAAGTCATACGGAGAAATCACACACCTGGGCGCACACGACAGTCCGTTTCTACGGGATGCCTCGACGGATTACTCTACCTTTGGAGACCA ATACTACAACACTACACTCCAGCTTGACGCTGGTGTCCGTCTTGTCACAGCTCAAGTCCATAAGTCGAATTCACAGTGGCGTCTCTGCCACTCTAGTTGCGATTATCTGGATGCAGGATTGTTGAGTACATGGCTGTCAGATATCAAAGGCTGGTTGGACTCCAACCCCAATGATG TTGTGACTGTTTTGCTGGTCAACTCAGACGATGCAACAGCTTCTGATCTGCATTCGCAATTCGAAACGGCCAATCTCACCAACTACACCTACACACCAACCTCCCAAACCTCCGCACCGAGCTCGTGGCCAACATTGCAGGAACTGATCAATAATGGTACCCGGTTGATGACCTTCGTGGCATCTTTGGACGCTTCCAGCAACACGGTGGCACCATATCTGATGGATGAGTTCACTTTTATCTGGGAGAACAACTACGACGTGACCTCCGCTTCCAACTTCTCCTGTGAGCCCGATCGTCCCTCGAGCGTCAAGAACGAGCTTTCCACCGCCTTGTCTTCCAACCGCCTCCCATTCATGAACCATTTCCTCTACCAAGAGACATTGGACATTGAGTATCCCAACGTCAGCTACATTTCTACCACCAATGCGGCGTCTGGAGGAACCGGAAACCTTGGCGACACAGCAACCAAATGCAAGAAGGAATACAATGGCCGCCAGCCTACCTTTATCCTGGTTGACTTCTTCGACAAGGGTCCCGCCATCGATACCGTGGACAGTTTGAACAATGTTACCAACGCTACTGGACGGAAGAACCTGACTTCCGTCAGCGTTACCAGCTCGGCGTCCACCTACTCCAACGTTTTCAAGGGTCTGGTCGAAGTCGTCCAGAAAGCCAAGGACGGAGCGAATCCCAGCATGGGAGAGTGGATCTGGGCTGGTGGAGATTGGGGAAGTCTGCTGGGCGGCGGTATTGCAGTTTAA
- a CDS encoding chitin deacetylase (CAZy:CE4;~COG:G;~EggNog:ENOG410PP58;~InterPro:IPR002509,IPR011330;~PFAM:PF01522;~SECRETED:SignalP(1-25);~go_function: GO:0003824 - catalytic activity [Evidence IEA];~go_function: GO:0016810 - hydrolase activity, acting on carbon-nitrogen (but not peptide) bonds [Evidence IEA];~go_process: GO:0005975 - carbohydrate metabolic process [Evidence IEA]) → MTNLLATTLALIFTILSLLPHSSYSHPINETAHHSSAVPYGILITHCTVPNTIALTFDDGPSTYTPQLLDLLSEYGARSTFFVNGYRLQESAPILQRIYNEGHQIASHTFGHSFLPALDNPTIINEMNTLESLFRTFIGRVPTYMRPPFLAVDGRILALMTDLGYHVIGASVDTKDYENNTPWLIGESVRNFVEGVQAGGTVVLAHDTHAQTVWTLTRVMLEESRRRGLVGTLLLPGILFGVL, encoded by the exons ATGACCAACCTCCTAGCAACCACCCTCgccctcatcttcaccatcctctccctcctccctcacaGCAGCTACAGCCACCCCATCAACGAAACCGCCCATCATTCCTCCGCCGTCCCCTACGGGATACTAATCACGCACTGCACCGTCCCCAACACCATCGCCTTAACCTTCGACGACGGGCCCTCAACCTACACACCCCAGcttctcgacctcctcaGCGAATACGGCGCACGCTCCACCTTCTTCGTGAACGGCTACCGCCTTCAAGAGAGTGCTCCCATCTTACAACGCATCTATAACGAAGGGCACCAAATAGCCTCACACAC GTTCGGCcactccttcctccccgccctCGAcaaccccaccatcatcaacgaaATGAACACCCTCGAGTCCCTCTTCCGGACCTTCATCGGTCGAGTCCCGACTTATATGCGCCCGCCCTTCCTAGCCGTGGACGGACGGATCCTCGCATTGATGACGGACCTCGGATACCATGTTATCGGGGCGAGTGTGGATACCAAGGACTATGAGAATAATACGCCGTGGTTGATTGGGGAGAGTGTGAGGAACTTTGTGGAGGGAGTGCAGGCGGGCGGGACGGTGGTGTTAGCGCATGATACCCATGCCCAGACGGTTTGGACTTTGACGAGGGTTATGTTGGAGGAGagtaggaggagggggttggttggtacGTTGCTCCTTCCTGGAATCTTATTTGGGGTGTTGTGA
- a CDS encoding thiamine-binding protein (COG:S;~EggNog:ENOG410PQQV;~InterPro:IPR002767,IPR029756;~PFAM:PF01910), translated as MAETSSSIPTPPHCTADFCLIPIGTSSPSVSAQIADVQRLIEKSGLKYVMHSAGTTLEGPWDRVHQVIGQAHTILHQQGIVRIQTDIRVGSRTDKEQSFEDKVNKVRELLKND; from the exons ATGGCCgagacatcctcatccatcccgACTCCCCCGCACTGCACCGCCGATTTCTGTTTGATCCCA ATCGGcacctcatccccttccGTGTCCGCCCAAATAGCCGATGTTCAGCGCCTTATTGAGAAATCCGGCCTGAAATACGTCATGCATTCAGCTGGCACCACCCTCG AGGGTCCTTGGGATAGAGTTCATCAGGTTATTGGTCAGGCGCATACGATTCTTCATCAGCAGGGTATTGTGAGGATTCAGACGGATATTCGGGTTGGGTCGAG GACCGATAAGGAGCAGTCCTTTGAGGATAAAGTGAACAAGGTCCGTGAGTTGTTGAAAAATGACTAA
- the MDM34 gene encoding MDM34 family protein (BUSCO:EOG09261S0S;~COG:M;~EggNog:ENOG410PIAF;~InterPro:IPR031468,IPR027536;~go_component: GO:0032865 - ERMES complex [Evidence IEA];~go_function: GO:0008289 - lipid binding [Evidence IEA];~go_process: GO:0007005 - mitochondrion organization [Evidence IEA]) produces the protein MAFNFNWSPLMADASFYTRAQELLTAALNKSPKPPIIVDDIHVTELNLGSIPPELEILEIGDLAEDRFRGIFKMSYTGDAFLTLKTRVQANPLNTYLLTRPSFATPLPVAAATPLTIPLQITLSDFKLSGFVILVFSKQKGITVVFRNDPLESLKVSSTFDSIPFVRDFLQREIEGQLRVLFMDELPAIIHRLSLRLWVPEYRAGEEMANRATNTAGEGPGQDPLASPPQDPVDAQGNALDESEIASLSLDSSVETHSLFSQKNLLRLAALTDSQRTLSLFTPSIQEVVYRAWTSPSDAGEVSGGVMSPLSPALSRTHSQVGGMSSFQDTASMVSSQTRSSTNTHTFSSYGLSLGAGRHSKSNARRRKKRVVDLRRPKAPEDAASVSGDSTYTETTSAPSVCSAPLPVVSEQTDDPVTPPLSPNSELHLPTVPERHRLSISRQMPRRDIATEMLRETGESSAQPVNHSAVDVDATPRVAVHPYIPAQHDNEKGEASASRQLPSKALPFSDTKPTSSIVDQALVERLAGEIARRMREEKLTPGNSCSSFWDRLSHDDAPPAYGQ, from the exons ATGGCGTTCAACTTCAACTGGTCGCCTTTAATGGCGGACGCGAGCTTTTACACTCGCGCTCAGGAGCTACTCACTGCCGCCTTGAATAAATCGCCAAAACCGCCGATTATCGTGGACGATATCCATGTCACCGAACTCAATCTCGGCTCTATCCCGCCCGAGCTGGAGATCTTGGAAATCGGAGACCTGGCCGAGGATCGCTTTAGAGGCATCTTTAAGATGTCCTATACGGGCGACGCCTTTCTGACTCTGAAAACCCGCGTCCAAGCAAATCCGCTCAATACCTATCTTCTCACCCGACCGTCCTTTGCGACTCCCTTGCCGGTCGCTGCAGC AACTCCGTTGACTATTCCCCTTCAAATCACCCTTTCCGATTTCAAACTTTCCGGCTTCGTTATATTAGTCTTCTCGAAGCAAAAAGGCATCACAGTTGTCTTCCGAAATGACCCCCTTGAGTCACTCAAGGTGTCGTCGACCTTCGACTCGATCCCCTTTGTGCGCGACTTTTTACAGCGAGAAATAGAAGGCCAGCTTCGCGTTTTGTTTATGGATGAGTTGCCCGCCATCATTCATCGCCTGTCTCTCCGATTATGGGTTCCAGAATACCGGGCTGGAGAGGAAATGGCTAATCGCGCTACCAACACCGCGGGTGAAGGACCTGGCCAGGATCCTCTGGCGAGTCCTCCGCAGGATCCCGTGGATGCTCAGGGCAACGCTTTGGATGAATCAGAGATCGCTTCGCTTTCGTTGGATTCCTCGGTCGAGACGCACTCCTTGTTTTCACAGAAGAACTTGCTCCGTTTGGCCGCCCTTACGGACTCCCAGCGAACGCTATCACTGTTCACTCCGTCTATTCAAGAAGTGGTCTACCGCGCATGGACGTCGCCTTCTGACGCGGGCGAAGTTTCGGGTGGCGTAATGTCTCCCTTGAGCCCTGCACTTTCCCGGACACATTCCCAGGTTGGCGGAATGTCCTCCTTCCAGGATACAGCCAGCATGGTATCTTCACAGACGCGGTCTTCGACGAATACCCACACTTTCAGCAGCTACGGTCTGAGCTTGGGAGCTGGCCGCCATTCGAAATCCAATGCTCGCAGGCGGAAGAAGCGTGTGGTGGACCTGCGTCGTCCCAAGGCTCCAGAGGATGCCGCAAGTGTGAGCGGCGATAGCACCTACACCGAGACCACCAGTGCACCGTCTGTCTGCTCGGCACCTTTGCCGGTGGTCAGCGAACAGACCGATGACCCAGTGACTCCCCCGCTGTCTCCGAACAGTGAACTACACCTTCCCACGGTTCCCGAACGACACCGCTTGAGTATTTCCAGGCAGATGCCCCGCCGCGATATCGCGACTGAAATGTTGCGTGAGACCGGAGAGTCGTCGGCTCAGCCGGTCAACCATTCGGCGGTTGATGTTGACGCTACTCCGCGGGTGGCTGTACACCCCTATATTCCTGCTCAACATGACAACGAGAAGGGAGAAGCAAGCGCCTCGCGCCAGCTTCCTTCCAAGGCACTCCCATTCTCCGATACCAAGCCGACATCCAGCATCGTTGACCAAGCGCTGGTAGAACGACTGGCCGGAGAAATTGCTCGTCGCATGCGGGAGGAGAAATTGACTCCCGGCAATTCTTGCAGTTCGTTCTGGGATCGtctcagccatgatgatgcccCTCCGGCGTACGGTCAGTGA